From Flavobacterium sp. 102, a single genomic window includes:
- a CDS encoding DUF5522 domain-containing protein, translating into MNEQNNENKLIEGEDYYLTPEGYRCFTEKYHLKRGYCCRSGCRHCPYGFDKKTGTIKKK; encoded by the coding sequence ATGAACGAGCAAAATAATGAAAATAAATTAATCGAAGGCGAAGATTATTACTTAACACCCGAAGGTTACCGATGTTTCACTGAAAAATACCATTTAAAACGCGGCTATTGCTGCCGAAGCGGTTGCCGTCATTGTCCGTACGGATTTGATAAGAAAACAGGAACAATTAAAAAAAAGTAA
- a CDS encoding urocanate hydratase, with the protein MTFQEQILQGIPTVLPNPKPYEPEINHAPKRKEILSDDEKKLALKNALRYFEPHHHATLIPEFKAELETYGRIYMYRLRPDYKMYARPISEYPGKCEQAKAIMLMIQNNLDYAVAQHPHELITYGGNGAVFQNWAQYLLTMKYLSEMTEEQTLVMYSGHPMGLFPSHTEAPRVVVTNGMVIPNYSKPDDWEKMNALGVSQYGQMTAGSYMYIGPQGIVHGTTITVLNGFRKIKKSPKGGLFVTSGLGGMSGAQPKAGNIAGCVTVCAEVNPKITHIRHSQGWINEVIEKIEDLVPRVKKALDNQEVVSIAYLGNVVDVWERFDQENLHIDLGSDQTSLHNPWAGGYYPTGYTFEESNDLMANNPEKFKEEVQKTLRRHAAAINKHTAKGTYFFDYGNAFLLEASRAGADIMAENHIDFKYPSYVQDIMGPMCFDYGFGPFRWVCASGNPDDLAKTDKIACDVLEKMMKNSPEEIQQQMADNIQWIKGAQENKLVVGSQARILYADAEGRIKIAEAFNQAIARGEIGYVVLGRDHHDVSGTDSPYRETSNIYDGSRFTADMAIHNVIGDSFRGATWVSIHNGGGVGWGEVINGGFGMVLDGSKEASRRLESMLFWDVNNGISRRSWARNEGAIFAIKRAMQTQPLLKVTIPNIVDDGLLEF; encoded by the coding sequence ATGACTTTCCAAGAACAAATACTACAAGGAATCCCAACGGTTTTACCAAATCCAAAACCTTACGAACCCGAAATCAATCACGCACCCAAACGCAAAGAAATACTCTCTGATGACGAGAAAAAATTAGCGTTAAAAAATGCCTTACGCTATTTCGAACCGCATCACCATGCGACTTTAATTCCGGAATTCAAAGCCGAACTGGAAACTTACGGTCGCATCTACATGTACCGCCTTCGCCCCGATTACAAAATGTATGCGCGCCCTATTTCAGAATACCCGGGAAAATGCGAACAAGCGAAAGCCATCATGCTGATGATTCAAAACAATTTGGATTACGCCGTGGCACAACACCCGCACGAGTTAATCACTTATGGCGGAAACGGAGCGGTATTCCAGAACTGGGCGCAATATCTTTTGACCATGAAATACTTGTCCGAAATGACCGAAGAACAAACTTTAGTCATGTATTCCGGTCACCCAATGGGATTATTCCCATCGCATACTGAAGCACCAAGAGTCGTAGTGACCAACGGGATGGTCATTCCAAATTATTCCAAACCGGATGATTGGGAAAAAATGAATGCGTTGGGCGTTTCTCAATATGGTCAAATGACCGCGGGAAGCTATATGTATATCGGTCCGCAGGGCATCGTTCACGGAACAACCATTACGGTTTTAAACGGCTTCCGAAAAATAAAAAAATCGCCAAAAGGCGGTTTATTCGTGACTTCTGGACTTGGCGGAATGAGTGGTGCCCAACCCAAAGCCGGAAACATAGCAGGCTGCGTAACCGTTTGTGCCGAAGTCAATCCAAAAATTACACACATTCGCCATTCCCAAGGTTGGATCAACGAAGTAATTGAAAAAATAGAAGATTTAGTACCAAGAGTTAAAAAGGCATTAGACAATCAAGAGGTAGTTTCGATTGCTTATTTAGGAAATGTCGTTGATGTTTGGGAACGCTTTGACCAAGAGAATTTACACATCGATTTAGGTTCCGACCAAACATCACTTCACAATCCTTGGGCTGGTGGTTATTATCCTACCGGATATACTTTCGAGGAGTCCAATGATTTGATGGCGAATAATCCGGAGAAATTCAAAGAAGAAGTCCAAAAAACACTGCGCCGTCACGCCGCAGCCATCAACAAACACACCGCCAAAGGAACTTATTTCTTTGATTACGGAAATGCATTCTTATTGGAAGCTTCTCGTGCCGGAGCTGATATTATGGCAGAAAATCACATCGATTTCAAATACCCAAGTTATGTGCAGGATATCATGGGACCCATGTGTTTTGACTACGGATTCGGACCATTTCGATGGGTTTGTGCTTCAGGAAATCCGGATGATTTAGCCAAGACTGACAAAATTGCCTGTGATGTTTTGGAAAAAATGATGAAAAACTCCCCTGAAGAAATCCAACAACAAATGGCCGATAACATCCAATGGATTAAAGGCGCACAAGAAAATAAACTAGTCGTAGGTTCACAAGCTAGAATCCTTTACGCCGATGCGGAAGGTCGAATCAAAATAGCCGAAGCTTTCAACCAAGCGATTGCTCGTGGCGAAATTGGTTACGTAGTTTTAGGTCGAGATCACCATGACGTTTCCGGAACGGATTCTCCATACAGAGAAACTTCCAATATCTATGACGGTTCCAGATTTACTGCTGATATGGCGATTCACAACGTTATCGGAGACAGTTTCCGTGGCGCAACTTGGGTATCGATTCATAACGGCGGCGGTGTTGGTTGGGGCGAAGTTATAAATGGTGGTTTTGGTATGGTTCTTGATGGTTCAAAAGAAGCGTCAAGGCGTTTAGAATCAATGCTTTTCTGGGATGTAAACAACGGGATTTCCCGAAGAAGTTGGGCCCGAAATGAAGGTGCCATTTTCGCTATTAAGAGAGCGATGCAGACGCAACCTTTATTAAAAGTTACCATCCCTAATATAGTTGATGATGGATTGTTAGAATTTTAG
- a CDS encoding T9SS type A sorting domain-containing protein — MKNLLCILLLSVSFVSTSQLYVSDNSFIYNKGRLIYVKGKIELNGASHLYLRNNGQLIQGTTSASVNTGTGKLSVFQEGTVNNFCYNYWCSPVGNASTNSGNEDFGITMLNVPTSKTMSNPATMNSGLNGVSGTGSLSIASYWIWKFLSSSSYSQWFHSGANTNISAGQGFTMKGTSGYDLTDVGETAVNNFGNAQRYDFRGKPNDGNITVNVAANGFTLTGNPYPSALHVNAFLLDEANSACDGVAYYWEQDKTVNSHVLSEYQGGYGTYSPISLESDGVYVPATYNTYNVDGTLNNAGASSGLSVERKYAPIGQGFMVKGVFDGNLTLKNEYRVYKKEGDYSQFQRQMGNLTTETNEVIGIPQIHINTIMNNQYTSQIALAFVPTATDGVDVGIDAKSPVDNNVPNDVYFFLNNEKFVIQGVAFDVDKRISLGVKSTNNATFKFDASQVLNVDETQPIYLYDAQDESYHEIRNNTYELVLPTGIYNNRFEITFKDNSLNNNNNDIKSDVGVFQNNSAQMLIISNPNSIALRSLSFYDLSGKLIFNKENLDSRENYQFSTSGLSNGVYLIEVTASDKRRMVQKVMITSL; from the coding sequence ATGAAAAACCTACTTTGCATATTACTTTTATCTGTTTCCTTTGTGTCTACATCGCAACTTTATGTGAGTGACAACAGCTTTATATACAATAAGGGAAGGCTGATTTATGTGAAAGGAAAAATTGAACTTAACGGTGCAAGTCATTTGTATTTGAGAAATAACGGCCAATTGATTCAGGGAACTACAAGCGCTTCAGTCAACACAGGAACTGGGAAATTGTCTGTTTTTCAAGAGGGTACCGTCAATAATTTTTGTTATAATTATTGGTGTTCTCCGGTGGGTAATGCTTCAACGAATTCCGGCAATGAAGATTTTGGGATAACCATGTTAAATGTGCCGACTTCCAAGACAATGAGCAATCCGGCAACGATGAATAGTGGTTTAAATGGTGTTAGCGGTACAGGAAGTTTGTCGATTGCGAGTTATTGGATATGGAAATTTTTATCTTCTTCCAGTTATTCGCAATGGTTTCATTCAGGTGCCAATACCAATATAAGTGCGGGACAAGGCTTCACAATGAAAGGAACAAGCGGTTATGATCTTACAGACGTTGGTGAAACTGCGGTAAATAATTTTGGAAATGCCCAAAGATACGATTTCAGAGGTAAGCCTAATGATGGAAATATTACTGTTAATGTAGCAGCTAATGGTTTTACTTTGACCGGAAATCCTTATCCTTCAGCACTGCATGTGAATGCTTTTTTATTGGATGAAGCTAATTCGGCTTGTGATGGAGTAGCTTATTATTGGGAACAAGATAAAACGGTCAATTCGCATGTTTTGTCAGAGTACCAAGGCGGTTACGGAACTTATTCGCCTATTAGTTTGGAATCCGATGGCGTTTATGTTCCTGCAACATACAATACTTATAATGTAGATGGAACGTTGAATAATGCCGGAGCTTCTTCCGGATTGAGTGTGGAAAGAAAATATGCGCCTATTGGACAAGGGTTCATGGTGAAGGGTGTTTTTGACGGGAATTTGACACTCAAAAATGAGTATCGCGTTTATAAGAAAGAAGGTGACTATTCGCAATTTCAACGTCAGATGGGTAATTTGACTACAGAGACCAATGAAGTGATTGGTATTCCGCAAATTCATATCAATACGATTATGAACAATCAATATACCAGCCAAATTGCATTAGCATTTGTACCAACGGCAACAGACGGAGTTGATGTTGGTATTGATGCTAAAAGTCCAGTTGATAACAACGTTCCTAATGATGTTTATTTCTTTTTGAATAATGAAAAATTTGTTATTCAGGGAGTGGCTTTTGATGTTGATAAAAGAATTTCTTTAGGTGTTAAATCAACTAATAATGCTACTTTTAAGTTTGATGCTTCTCAGGTTTTGAATGTTGATGAAACCCAACCGATATACCTGTATGATGCGCAAGATGAATCGTATCATGAGATTAGAAATAACACCTATGAACTAGTTTTGCCAACCGGAATTTACAATAATCGTTTTGAGATTACATTTAAAGACAATTCTTTGAATAACAATAATAACGACATTAAATCTGATGTTGGTGTTTTTCAAAATAATAGCGCTCAAATGCTGATCATCTCTAATCCAAATTCGATTGCATTGCGTTCGCTTAGTTTTTATGATTTAAGCGGAAAGTTGATTTTCAATAAAGAAAATTTAGATTCTCGGGAAAACTATCAATTTTCAACCAGCGGATTGAGTAATGGTGTTTATCTGATTGAAGTAACTGCAAGTGATAAAAGGAGAATGGTTCAAAAAGTAATGATTACCTCTTTATAA
- a CDS encoding GEVED domain-containing protein — translation MHSGKVQSQGADCLNATLLTVNGAAVGGTISDAVINDPTIATGCSGGSTSRDGWYKFVATSSIATVTVTSTNRQLVIYAYSGACGSLTQFNCSNTNTTAGPQTEVMNLTGLVATNTYYIRVVNSANNIMNLSAVTVTTSQCDAAVSLPCGTTNLAGTTVGTTNIPHGLGCSISNYGKWYTFVGNGQATTISSTASFDHEMSISSGSCGSFTSIDCVDNSTAGETYTFTSVNGTTYYVYLAHYLSGSTTTGTFTISRSCVVPPSNDDCSTSVGLTVNPTATCTTSTNGNTSGATQSSTSCDGNSDDDVWYHFTATSTNHVVTVTPNTLNNAVFQVYSGNCGGLTNIACVNTTTGSSVETTTLSGLTIGNTYYVRVHSNANTIGSQGSFAICVTTLPNCTAPSSQATGFTTGTVTSSTFPATFSGTASGYLVILSTSSTPPTSPSNGTIYDATNIATLGSGLTFVQSSNSTSITTSGLNGNTRYYYYIYAYNNSSCIGGPIYHLSAPLSGNAVTCPVAPSPVSTTATLTSINFSWPTSIGGGANAVTYTLQVTTDAGYTSNVVGSPFTISNPTTSYNLAGLTGNTIYYYRIRASNGCNSTYTQGSTTTGYCSATSYYTGEYIDSFSTTGGVANITNNSTGFSTSGYGDFTGMTVSQLPYGTINFSADFYYDYYGFSIWVDWNNDLDFDDAGERVYTSAGTVLDATGSFAVSSSALPGNYRMRIRIDYDDSSPESCGEISFGETEDYTLTILSLPCSGNPSAITASSLTTTTATVSWTAASPAPANGYDYYLSTSATIPTAGTTPTGDTAAGVTSVNLTSLVAGTNYFIWVRSDCGGATGQGIWIPYTFSTLIAPPITTGATICQGASTIISATASCAASTNLGNTINGSWNAATDPIALQPLIFISSEDPCAFDTETANYTTLNFQVSVSGTYVFAMADTSAYDGMGYIVTGGFTPGSCATGTWIAGDDDGGATSLESEISANLTAGVTYTLITTVYSFSNTTITNNYTWNITGPGTLASGTNGILQWYTSASGGTPIGTGTPFNPVGVSGSGLSNTNTPGTYTFYAACSAYPSIRTAANIVIQGPTAVISGAGSICDTSTTISVALTGNQPWSVTYTDGTTPTTVSGITATPYTFTVSPTTTTSYTLTATSDSNCPAVAANVSGSAIVSYGKTWLGGSSDWNATSNWSGGTLPTATDCVVIPDTANDPIVSGTGYNGLAGSLTVLDGAVLTINSNNSITVTDWVNVQANGTFLINNNASLVQINNNANTGNIVYRRNAFIRSLDYVYWSSPVAGFNVSNIASPLTSWGIYKWNTTVVNPNGGQGNWENAAGNTMIAGKGYIASGPSSFSSSTAATLNGIFTGVPNNGNITVAIERGNDTNTGLHYGTNGVQITNYSDNWNLLGNPYPSAIRGSQFLFDNNTKLMGNIRLWTHGTLPTAIANPFYDSFVYNYSPGDYLTYNFTGTSCCPAAAADLFIGSGQGFFVQMIDGTAGSDTVTFTNNLRSATYSNSSFYRFSSNTTNSSSGNNVENLERNRIWLDIISATGQSERTLFGYIQEATMDEDNFFDCKTQNTGSTQIYSLIDDSLYSIQGRSLPFNIYDEVPIGVNIPNSGIYTIALAAIDGLFNEQDIYLKDNLLNITHNLKASPYQFSASNGLIKDRFKVVYLNNTLGNPEFSTDNNVRVVIKDVVSVSSNNLQMESIIVYNLLGQKLDTYPNINTNYFTLFNLRKNNAGLLLKIKLQTGETVIRKVVY, via the coding sequence TTGCATTCGGGCAAAGTACAGTCTCAAGGAGCAGATTGTTTAAATGCGACACTTTTAACTGTAAACGGGGCAGCTGTAGGAGGAACTATATCCGACGCTGTTATAAATGACCCGACTATTGCCACTGGTTGTTCAGGAGGCTCAACATCACGAGATGGTTGGTATAAATTTGTAGCCACAAGTTCTATCGCCACTGTGACTGTGACTTCAACCAACAGACAACTTGTAATATATGCATATTCTGGTGCTTGCGGCTCTCTTACACAGTTCAACTGTTCTAATACTAATACGACTGCTGGTCCCCAAACAGAAGTAATGAATTTAACTGGTCTTGTCGCAACTAACACCTATTATATTAGAGTTGTTAATTCAGCAAATAATATAATGAATTTAAGCGCAGTAACCGTTACCACTAGCCAATGTGATGCTGCAGTGTCACTACCTTGCGGAACTACAAATCTTGCTGGGACTACTGTAGGCACAACTAACATTCCACATGGATTAGGATGTTCAATAAGTAATTATGGCAAATGGTACACTTTTGTTGGAAACGGACAAGCCACTACTATTTCATCTACGGCTTCATTTGACCATGAAATGTCAATTTCTTCGGGAAGCTGTGGGTCTTTTACCAGTATTGATTGCGTAGACAATAGTACTGCAGGAGAAACATACACATTCACCTCAGTAAACGGAACTACCTATTATGTTTATCTTGCACATTACTTATCAGGCTCAACCACAACCGGAACCTTCACCATTTCAAGAAGTTGTGTAGTACCACCATCAAATGACGATTGTAGTACTTCTGTTGGTTTAACTGTAAACCCAACTGCTACTTGTACAACCAGTACAAATGGAAATACTTCCGGCGCCACGCAATCATCTACGAGCTGTGATGGAAACTCTGATGATGATGTATGGTATCATTTTACGGCTACCTCAACTAATCATGTAGTTACTGTTACACCAAACACACTTAACAATGCCGTTTTTCAAGTTTATAGTGGAAATTGTGGAGGATTAACCAACATAGCTTGTGTCAATACTACAACAGGTTCTTCCGTTGAAACAACAACTTTAAGCGGACTTACCATTGGCAACACTTATTATGTTAGAGTTCACAGTAACGCAAATACTATCGGATCACAGGGTTCGTTTGCCATTTGCGTGACAACGCTACCCAATTGTACAGCACCAAGCTCACAAGCGACAGGTTTTACAACAGGCACAGTAACTTCTTCAACCTTCCCGGCAACATTTTCAGGAACCGCAAGTGGCTATTTGGTGATACTATCTACTTCATCAACACCTCCGACTTCACCTTCAAACGGAACAATTTACGATGCTACTAATATTGCAACATTAGGTTCAGGTTTGACTTTTGTTCAAAGTAGTAATTCCACCTCTATTACAACGTCAGGCTTAAATGGCAATACCCGCTATTATTACTATATCTATGCTTACAACAACTCAAGTTGTATAGGAGGACCAATTTATCATTTATCAGCTCCATTATCCGGAAATGCTGTTACTTGTCCTGTTGCGCCCTCGCCAGTTTCTACAACTGCTACATTAACAAGTATCAATTTTAGTTGGCCAACATCAATAGGTGGTGGTGCCAATGCCGTAACATATACACTTCAAGTAACCACAGATGCCGGTTATACCTCAAACGTAGTCGGTTCACCATTCACAATAAGTAACCCAACTACATCTTACAACTTAGCAGGATTAACAGGAAACACCATTTATTATTATAGAATTAGAGCATCCAATGGTTGTAACAGCACTTATACTCAAGGCTCAACAACAACGGGATATTGCTCCGCAACTTCATATTATACAGGAGAATATATAGATAGTTTTTCAACTACTGGCGGTGTAGCGAATATTACCAATAACAGTACTGGGTTTTCTACATCCGGATATGGTGACTTTACAGGAATGACTGTTAGTCAATTACCTTATGGTACGATTAATTTTTCCGCCGATTTTTATTACGACTATTATGGTTTTTCTATATGGGTAGATTGGAATAATGATTTAGACTTTGATGATGCAGGAGAACGTGTTTACACCTCTGCTGGCACAGTATTAGATGCAACAGGTAGCTTTGCTGTTTCTTCGTCTGCATTACCTGGAAATTATAGAATGAGGATAAGAATAGACTATGATGATTCAAGTCCGGAATCTTGTGGTGAAATTAGCTTTGGCGAAACCGAAGATTACACTTTAACAATTTTATCGCTGCCTTGCTCGGGAAATCCTTCTGCAATAACAGCTTCTTCATTAACAACAACTACTGCAACAGTCTCTTGGACTGCCGCTTCACCTGCTCCGGCAAATGGTTATGACTATTATCTATCAACCTCTGCTACAATCCCAACAGCCGGTACAACCCCAACAGGGGATACAGCGGCCGGAGTAACTTCAGTAAATTTAACAAGTCTTGTTGCCGGAACGAACTACTTCATTTGGGTTCGTTCAGATTGTGGTGGTGCAACCGGTCAAGGCATATGGATACCCTATACATTTTCTACTCTAATTGCCCCACCCATAACGACAGGGGCAACAATATGCCAAGGAGCAAGCACAATAATTTCCGCTACTGCTAGTTGTGCTGCTTCTACCAATTTAGGGAATACTATAAATGGTTCGTGGAACGCGGCAACAGATCCAATCGCGCTTCAGCCTCTAATTTTCATATCGAGTGAAGATCCTTGCGCTTTTGATACTGAAACCGCAAATTACACCACTCTTAACTTCCAGGTTAGTGTATCAGGCACATACGTTTTTGCCATGGCTGACACATCAGCTTATGATGGAATGGGGTATATCGTAACAGGTGGTTTCACCCCAGGAAGTTGCGCAACCGGAACATGGATAGCAGGAGATGATGATGGAGGAGCTACTTCTTTGGAGTCAGAAATCTCCGCAAACTTAACTGCAGGAGTTACTTACACTTTAATTACTACAGTTTATTCATTTAGCAACACAACCATTACAAATAATTACACTTGGAACATCACTGGACCAGGAACACTAGCATCAGGAACTAACGGCATACTTCAATGGTATACTTCAGCTTCAGGGGGAACTCCCATAGGCACAGGAACACCTTTTAATCCTGTTGGAGTATCCGGTTCAGGACTTTCAAACACCAACACACCGGGAACCTATACTTTTTACGCAGCTTGTTCTGCCTATCCAAGTATTAGAACTGCAGCGAATATTGTTATTCAAGGCCCAACAGCTGTTATTTCAGGAGCGGGTTCAATTTGTGACACAAGCACCACTATAAGTGTAGCCTTAACAGGAAATCAGCCTTGGAGTGTAACTTACACTGACGGAACTACGCCAACAACTGTATCCGGAATTACAGCAACTCCCTATACATTTACTGTTTCACCTACCACTACTACCTCTTATACTTTAACCGCTACAAGTGACAGTAATTGTCCTGCTGTAGCGGCTAACGTTAGCGGAAGTGCAATTGTCTCCTATGGAAAAACTTGGCTCGGCGGTTCATCAGATTGGAATGCAACTTCAAATTGGTCAGGAGGAACATTACCTACTGCAACAGATTGTGTAGTAATACCTGATACCGCAAACGATCCTATTGTTTCAGGAACTGGCTACAATGGTTTAGCAGGTTCGCTAACTGTTTTAGACGGAGCCGTATTAACCATCAATTCAAACAATAGCATAACCGTTACTGACTGGGTAAATGTCCAAGCCAATGGAACTTTCTTAATCAACAATAATGCGAGTTTAGTTCAAATAAATAACAATGCTAATACCGGTAACATTGTTTATAGACGGAATGCTTTTATCAGAAGTCTTGACTATGTTTATTGGTCATCACCAGTAGCCGGTTTCAACGTGAGTAATATTGCATCACCCTTGACTTCATGGGGAATTTATAAATGGAACACAACAGTAGTAAACCCTAACGGCGGTCAAGGCAATTGGGAAAATGCCGCCGGTAATACAATGATAGCCGGAAAAGGATATATCGCCAGTGGCCCATCAAGCTTTAGTTCTTCTACTGCGGCAACTTTAAATGGTATTTTTACAGGAGTACCCAACAACGGAAACATAACCGTAGCTATAGAAAGAGGAAATGACACCAACACAGGGTTGCATTATGGCACTAATGGTGTTCAAATAACCAACTATAGTGACAACTGGAATTTACTCGGAAACCCTTACCCATCAGCTATTCGAGGGAGTCAGTTCTTGTTTGATAACAACACCAAACTTATGGGCAATATTAGACTTTGGACGCATGGAACTTTACCCACTGCGATTGCCAATCCGTTTTACGATTCTTTTGTTTATAACTATAGTCCTGGAGATTATTTGACTTACAATTTTACCGGCACCAGTTGCTGTCCAGCGGCAGCGGCGGATTTATTTATTGGCTCCGGACAAGGTTTCTTTGTACAAATGATTGACGGAACTGCCGGAAGTGACACTGTAACTTTTACAAATAATTTGAGAAGCGCCACTTACAGCAATAGTTCTTTTTACAGATTTTCTTCTAACACAACTAATAGTTCAAGCGGTAATAATGTTGAGAATTTAGAAAGAAACAGAATTTGGCTAGACATCATTAGCGCAACTGGTCAGTCTGAAAGAACTTTATTTGGCTATATACAAGAAGCAACAATGGACGAGGATAATTTCTTCGATTGCAAGACCCAAAATACCGGGAGTACACAAATCTACTCTTTAATTGATGATAGCTTGTACTCTATTCAAGGTCGCTCACTACCATTCAATATTTATGACGAAGTGCCAATTGGCGTAAACATTCCAAACTCAGGAATTTACACTATTGCCTTGGCAGCCATTGACGGTTTATTCAACGAACAAGATATCTACCTTAAAGATAATTTATTGAATATTACCCACAATTTAAAAGCCAGTCCTTATCAATTCTCCGCTTCAAACGGTTTGATCAAGGATAGATTCAAAGTAGTTTATCTTAACAACACACTTGGGAATCCTGAGTTCTCTACAGACAACAACGTCAGAGTTGTAATTAAAGATGTTGTAAGTGTAAGTTCTAACAATCTTCAAATGGAATCCATAATTGTTTATAATCTTTTAGGCCAAAAACTAGATACTTATCCAAACATCAATACCAATTATTTCACCCTTTTTAACTTGAGAAAAAACAATGCAGGTTTATTGTTAAAGATAAAATTACAAACGGGCGAAACCGTAATCCGGAAAGTGGTTTACTAA
- a CDS encoding T9SS type A sorting domain-containing protein has protein sequence MKKLFCVFILFVSNVLLAQLYVSSNSYMFVKDRYVFVNQDVNLQSAGNVYLRNEGQFLQGTTSTSLNKGEGVLSVFQEGTSDNYDYNYWCSPVGNASNSDGNENFGITMLHRPSSVINSNPATMLSSGYDGVSDNGSLSIATYWIWRFLSSATYSQWIHSEANTDIEAGQGFTMKGTSGSDNTNVGEVALNNPGSAQRYDFRGKPNDGNITVGVAADNFTLTGNPYPSALHVNAFLLDASNVDCTGIAYYWEHDKTVNSHLLLAYRGGYGTYAPISISPTEYGVYVPATFNSYNIDGTLNTVGASSGLTSIQRKYAPVGQGFMVRGIASGSPTSITLKNSHRTFYKESDAYSEFERNGNSQNNVTQSEPINHIAQIRLNTIMDNQFTRQIALVLMPTATDGIDRGIDAKSPVEETIPNDVYFFLDNSKFVIQGVAFDVNKRIPVGVKSTNNATFKFDASMISNFDESQDVFMYDAQDNIYHDIRNSTYEVVLPTGVYNNRFEITFKDANLNNESNIKSDLVIFQNNAVQTFTVSNPNALDLKSVKLYDITGKQIFDKQNLGVQNSYEFSTNGLAGAVYLVEVVTNDNRKMAQKIIVSNQ, from the coding sequence ATGAAAAAGCTTTTTTGTGTATTTATTTTATTCGTTTCAAATGTTCTTTTGGCTCAATTATACGTTAGTTCTAACAGCTACATGTTTGTAAAAGATCGATACGTTTTTGTAAATCAAGATGTCAATCTTCAAAGTGCCGGTAACGTTTATCTAAGAAATGAAGGGCAATTTTTGCAAGGAACCACAAGTACTTCATTAAACAAAGGGGAAGGTGTCTTGTCTGTTTTTCAAGAAGGAACTTCCGATAATTATGATTATAATTATTGGTGTTCTCCTGTTGGAAATGCTTCTAATTCAGATGGGAACGAAAATTTTGGAATCACTATGTTACATCGACCGTCGTCTGTAATTAATAGCAATCCTGCCACTATGCTTTCTTCTGGTTATGATGGTGTTTCAGATAATGGCTCATTATCAATAGCGACTTATTGGATTTGGAGATTTTTGTCTAGTGCTACTTATTCTCAATGGATACATTCCGAAGCCAATACAGATATTGAAGCCGGACAAGGTTTTACCATGAAAGGAACCAGTGGAAGTGATAATACCAATGTCGGAGAAGTAGCTTTAAATAATCCCGGAAGTGCTCAGAGATACGATTTTAGAGGAAAACCTAATGACGGAAATATAACGGTTGGAGTTGCTGCTGATAATTTCACCTTAACCGGAAATCCTTATCCTTCAGCTTTACATGTTAATGCTTTTTTGTTAGATGCTTCTAATGTTGATTGCACCGGGATTGCCTATTATTGGGAACACGATAAAACGGTAAATTCTCATTTGCTGTTAGCTTATCGTGGAGGATATGGAACCTATGCGCCGATTAGCATAAGTCCAACTGAATATGGAGTTTATGTGCCGGCTACTTTCAATTCGTATAATATTGACGGAACTTTAAATACTGTTGGCGCTTCTTCGGGACTGACATCAATTCAAAGAAAATACGCTCCTGTCGGGCAAGGGTTTATGGTTAGAGGAATTGCATCAGGATCACCAACATCCATAACTTTAAAAAACAGCCACAGAACTTTTTATAAAGAATCAGACGCTTATTCTGAATTTGAAAGAAATGGGAATAGTCAAAATAATGTTACTCAGTCCGAACCGATAAATCACATCGCACAGATACGTTTGAATACTATAATGGACAATCAATTTACCAGACAAATCGCTTTGGTTTTAATGCCTACAGCTACTGATGGTATTGATAGAGGAATCGATGCGAAATCGCCTGTTGAAGAAACTATTCCGAATGATGTTTATTTCTTTTTAGACAACAGCAAATTTGTTATTCAAGGCGTAGCATTTGATGTGAACAAAAGAATTCCAGTCGGTGTGAAATCTACTAATAATGCTACTTTCAAGTTTGATGCTTCGATGATATCAAATTTTGATGAGTCTCAGGATGTTTTCATGTATGATGCTCAAGATAATATTTATCACGATATTAGAAATAGTACTTACGAAGTGGTTTTGCCTACCGGTGTTTATAACAATCGATTCGAAATCACCTTTAAAGATGCCAACTTAAATAATGAGTCAAATATAAAATCGGATTTAGTTATTTTTCAAAATAATGCGGTGCAAACTTTTACGGTTTCTAACCCAAATGCATTAGATTTAAAATCGGTTAAGCTATACGATATCACCGGAAAGCAAATTTTTGACAAACAAAATTTAGGGGTTCAAAACAGCTACGAATTTTCAACAAATGGTTTGGCCGGAGCAGTTTATTTGGTTGAGGTTGTAACTAATGACAATCGGAAAATGGCACAGAAAATCATAGTTTCTAACCAATAA